The proteins below are encoded in one region of Bremerella sp. P1:
- a CDS encoding L-serine ammonia-lyase: MATKPAKLANSPKNTEQQAFVGVFDLFKIGIGPSSSHSVGPMRAAEMFLASLSDSGLLDAVGRVEVDLYGSLALTGIGHATDIAVLMGLQGEVPDQIDPETVAGKLEVIRGQNELNLAGQRKIPFLEKEDLLFQRKTFLEGHPNALRFCAFASRESGEPLAAETYYSIGGGFVVKEGDEGKGITQPMSAVPFPFSSAAELLKLAAEQGCGISQIALENEKAFRSEAEIREGLQKIWATMQSCVDQGCRNEGILPGGLNVRRRAPSLYQTLCSRPEANMRDPLNILDWVDLYAIAVNEENAAGGRVVTAPTNGAAGIIPAVLCYFDRFCPESSPEKIEQFLLTAAAIGALYKKNASISGAEVGCQGEVGVACSMAAGALTEVRGGSPRQVEEAAEIGMEHNLGLTCDPIKGLVQVPCIERNAMGAVKAINACRLALRGDGSHFVSLDRVIRVMKRTGADMSSRYKETSRGGLAVNISEC, encoded by the coding sequence GTGGCAACTAAGCCAGCAAAGCTTGCTAATTCACCGAAAAACACTGAGCAACAGGCGTTTGTTGGGGTCTTCGATCTGTTCAAAATCGGCATTGGGCCCTCCAGCTCGCACAGTGTTGGTCCCATGCGCGCGGCCGAGATGTTTCTGGCGTCGCTATCCGATAGCGGCTTACTCGACGCCGTAGGGCGCGTTGAGGTCGACTTGTATGGCTCGCTGGCGCTGACGGGCATCGGTCACGCGACCGATATTGCCGTTCTGATGGGATTGCAGGGAGAAGTCCCGGATCAGATCGATCCCGAAACGGTCGCCGGCAAGTTGGAAGTGATTCGCGGTCAAAACGAGCTGAACCTGGCCGGTCAGCGGAAGATTCCTTTCCTCGAGAAAGAAGATCTGCTTTTTCAGCGAAAGACGTTCCTGGAAGGCCACCCCAACGCCCTGCGTTTTTGTGCGTTTGCCTCGCGGGAAAGTGGTGAGCCCCTAGCAGCCGAGACCTACTACTCGATCGGCGGTGGATTCGTCGTGAAGGAAGGGGATGAAGGGAAGGGGATTACCCAGCCTATGTCGGCGGTTCCGTTTCCGTTCAGTTCGGCCGCAGAGCTGTTGAAGCTGGCAGCAGAGCAGGGCTGTGGAATCAGTCAAATTGCCTTGGAGAACGAAAAGGCATTTCGCTCGGAGGCCGAGATTCGTGAAGGTCTCCAGAAGATCTGGGCGACCATGCAGTCCTGTGTCGACCAAGGGTGCCGAAACGAAGGAATCTTGCCGGGCGGGCTGAATGTGCGTCGTCGCGCCCCAAGTCTCTATCAAACGCTTTGCAGTCGCCCTGAGGCGAACATGCGCGATCCGCTCAATATTCTCGACTGGGTCGATCTCTATGCGATTGCCGTGAACGAAGAAAATGCCGCCGGCGGCCGGGTCGTGACCGCGCCAACCAACGGGGCGGCAGGGATCATTCCGGCAGTGCTTTGCTACTTCGACCGCTTCTGTCCCGAGTCTTCACCGGAAAAGATCGAGCAGTTCCTGCTTACGGCCGCGGCGATCGGAGCTCTGTATAAGAAGAATGCCTCGATATCGGGTGCCGAAGTCGGTTGCCAGGGGGAAGTGGGTGTCGCGTGCAGCATGGCCGCAGGTGCCCTGACCGAAGTGCGTGGTGGGTCACCGCGGCAGGTCGAAGAAGCCGCAGAAATCGGGATGGAACACAACTTGGGTCTGACCTGCGATCCCATTAAAGGCCTCGTCCAGGTCCCTTGTATCGAACGCAATGCGATGGGGGCGGTGAAGGCCATCAATGCCTGTCGGTTGGCCCTGCGTGGTGACGGAAGCCACTTTGTCTCGCTCGATCGGGTGATTCGTGTAATGAAACGCACCGGCGCGGACATGTCTTCTCGCTACAAAGAGACGTCGCGAGGTGGTTTGGCCGTGAATATCAGCGAGTGCTAA
- a CDS encoding DUF1592 domain-containing protein produces MKNLHLFASCLLGLSALAFQTNYVAAADNAQVRAIFKTHCVECHGAETQEASLRLDTLEFPTASLDNAHVWSRVVNAVERGEMPPDYQEQPTADEKKQLIGQIVETVTQAVPRPISLRRLNRQEYENTVHDLLGIDVPLVDLLPEDGKVQGFDKGIDGLSFSSVLLEEYLKAANVAFDATIRRIEPLSPETRRAELMQIKENIDSVKKNKGGVIEVDGSLVKFTPGWPPARIDDAHPIEDGVYRCRVAIWPHDPNDRTISVALYVGSLFGPDTQEFIGIFDATGTPEKSRVVEFTCRMEAGDTIHIVPRIWPEHVTWRDKHEKRPGVGIAWVETYGPLDQAFPSEATKKLFGDVESISMKEHWPIWMRHRKNVKGHIVESTQPKEDLERMLKDFIPRAFRRPVSDEEMQPFIDLAQNRLDSGRTFEQAARTGVTSVLCSPQFLLLNREPVVDDYTIASRMSYFLWSTMPDEQLLKLAAEGKLSDPAVRRQQVNRMIADPKIENLVNDFTAQWLDLRDIEFTTPDKKLYPEYDPLLLEGMLGETRHFFQHVLTEDLSVVNFVDSDWTFLNQRMAGHYGLPKVEGHEHFQKVALPQESIRGGVLTHASVLKVTANGTTTSPVIRGVWVLDKMLGRPAPPPPPGVPAVEPDIRGATTIREQLDKHRSIAACASCHKRIDPPGFALEEFDAIGGHRDFYRSVGEGERIPDQKSYRRGPDVESSFELADGREFDNFAGFRQQMVDDESLVARAIAEKLLIYATGRRMGLPQRDSVEQIVAASSKNDHGLKSMIQAVVDSDLFLAP; encoded by the coding sequence ATGAAGAACCTCCACCTATTCGCATCCTGCCTGCTGGGGCTTTCTGCTCTCGCATTCCAAACAAACTATGTCGCTGCGGCTGACAATGCGCAGGTCCGCGCGATCTTCAAAACCCATTGCGTCGAGTGCCACGGCGCCGAAACCCAGGAGGCGAGCCTTCGCCTCGATACGCTCGAGTTTCCAACCGCGTCGCTCGATAACGCCCATGTCTGGTCGCGTGTCGTCAATGCCGTCGAGCGGGGAGAAATGCCGCCTGACTATCAGGAACAACCCACCGCTGATGAAAAGAAGCAACTGATTGGGCAGATTGTCGAAACGGTGACTCAAGCTGTTCCGCGGCCCATTTCACTGCGTCGACTTAATCGCCAGGAATATGAAAACACGGTGCACGACCTGCTGGGGATCGATGTCCCTCTGGTCGATCTGTTGCCGGAAGATGGCAAGGTCCAGGGATTCGACAAAGGGATCGATGGACTCAGCTTTTCCTCGGTGCTGTTGGAAGAGTACTTGAAGGCCGCCAATGTCGCGTTCGATGCGACGATTCGTCGGATCGAACCTCTCTCGCCCGAAACTCGCCGTGCTGAGCTCATGCAGATCAAAGAGAATATCGACTCGGTCAAGAAGAACAAAGGGGGCGTCATCGAGGTTGACGGTTCGTTGGTCAAGTTCACCCCAGGCTGGCCCCCGGCCCGGATTGATGACGCGCACCCAATTGAAGATGGTGTCTACCGTTGCCGCGTGGCGATTTGGCCGCATGATCCAAACGATCGAACAATCTCCGTCGCTTTGTATGTCGGGTCTCTCTTTGGCCCAGACACGCAGGAGTTTATTGGCATCTTCGATGCGACGGGCACTCCTGAAAAATCACGAGTTGTCGAGTTTACTTGCCGCATGGAAGCAGGCGATACGATTCATATCGTTCCTCGCATTTGGCCAGAACATGTCACTTGGCGCGACAAACATGAGAAACGACCCGGGGTCGGAATCGCTTGGGTCGAAACGTACGGTCCGCTCGATCAGGCGTTTCCTTCTGAAGCAACCAAGAAACTGTTTGGAGACGTCGAGAGCATCTCGATGAAAGAACATTGGCCGATCTGGATGCGGCACCGCAAGAATGTCAAAGGGCACATTGTCGAGTCGACCCAGCCGAAAGAAGACCTTGAGCGGATGCTGAAAGACTTCATTCCGCGAGCATTTCGTCGCCCGGTATCCGACGAAGAAATGCAGCCATTTATCGACCTTGCTCAGAATCGACTGGACAGCGGCCGTACCTTTGAACAGGCTGCAAGAACGGGAGTCACGTCCGTGCTCTGTTCACCGCAGTTCCTGCTTCTCAACCGAGAGCCGGTTGTCGACGACTACACAATCGCTTCGCGCATGTCGTACTTTCTTTGGTCAACGATGCCGGACGAGCAGCTGTTGAAACTGGCTGCCGAAGGAAAGTTGAGCGATCCGGCCGTTCGTCGTCAGCAAGTCAATCGCATGATTGCCGATCCCAAAATCGAGAACCTGGTTAACGACTTCACTGCTCAATGGCTCGACCTGCGCGACATCGAATTCACCACACCCGACAAGAAGCTCTATCCCGAGTACGACCCGCTGCTTTTAGAGGGAATGCTTGGTGAAACGCGTCACTTCTTCCAACACGTTTTGACGGAAGATTTGAGCGTGGTGAACTTCGTCGACTCGGACTGGACGTTCCTCAACCAACGCATGGCTGGGCATTATGGTCTGCCGAAAGTTGAAGGGCACGAGCATTTCCAGAAGGTGGCGTTACCGCAAGAAAGTATCCGCGGCGGCGTGCTGACGCATGCCAGTGTGCTGAAGGTGACTGCCAACGGCACGACCACATCTCCGGTGATTCGCGGCGTGTGGGTACTCGATAAGATGCTCGGTCGCCCGGCTCCGCCACCACCTCCTGGGGTGCCTGCGGTGGAACCCGATATTCGTGGTGCGACAACCATTCGCGAGCAGTTGGACAAGCATCGTAGCATTGCTGCCTGTGCGAGTTGTCACAAGCGGATCGATCCCCCAGGATTCGCGCTGGAAGAATTCGACGCCATTGGCGGGCATCGTGATTTTTATCGATCGGTTGGCGAAGGCGAGCGGATTCCGGACCAGAAGTCATACCGCAGAGGTCCCGATGTGGAGTCCTCCTTCGAGTTGGCCGATGGACGCGAGTTCGATAACTTCGCCGGATTTCGTCAGCAAATGGTCGATGACGAGTCCCTTGTGGCTCGGGCAATCGCTGAGAAGCTCTTGATCTACGCGACCGGCCGCCGGATGGGACTTCCCCAGCGAGATTCCGTCGAGCAGATCGTTGCCGCATCGAGTAAGAACGACCATGGCCTCAAGTCGATGATTCAGGCCGTGGTGGATAGTGACCTGTTCCTCGCTCCCTAA
- a CDS encoding DUF1501 domain-containing protein has product MNPLNDANQHRMMLTRRHFFGKSASGIGVAALASLLGKDAFGESKETEIPAPTGAMKAFHKPPKAKRVIYLFQSGAPSQQELFDPKPVLRENEGKELADFVEMTQRVTGMTAGQKSFPLAGSRYKFTKNGQSGIEIGSELIPHIASLADDMCLIRSMQTEAINHDPAMTFFQSGHQLPGRPSFGSWLHYGLGTMNQNLPTFITMVSRGTGRPNCQPLYDRLWGSGFLPSTYSGVKLMSVGDPVLYLSNPEGFDPTARRRMLDDLAKLNQKKLQEFGDPEIHTRIQQYELAYRMQTSVPDLTDFSDEPQHVLDAYGPDVTKRGTYAYNCLLARRLAERDVRFVQLFHMGWDQHFTLPKQLPGQCRDTDQPTKALVNDLKQRGMLDDTLVVWGGEFGRTSYCQGTLNAQTYGRDHHPRCFSLWMTGAGIKRGFTYGKTDDVCYNVVENPMHVHDLHATMLHLLGIDHEKLTYRFQGRYFRLTDVHGHIVKDLLA; this is encoded by the coding sequence ATGAATCCTTTGAACGACGCTAACCAACATCGCATGATGCTGACTCGCCGACACTTCTTCGGTAAGTCGGCGTCCGGGATAGGTGTCGCGGCGCTTGCTTCGCTACTAGGAAAGGATGCTTTCGGCGAGTCGAAGGAGACGGAGATTCCTGCTCCGACGGGGGCGATGAAGGCGTTTCATAAGCCACCCAAAGCGAAACGCGTGATCTACTTGTTTCAAAGTGGAGCCCCTTCGCAGCAAGAGCTCTTCGACCCGAAACCAGTCTTGCGAGAAAACGAAGGCAAAGAGCTGGCCGACTTTGTCGAAATGACCCAGCGCGTCACCGGGATGACCGCAGGGCAGAAGTCATTTCCGCTTGCTGGCTCGCGTTATAAGTTCACTAAAAACGGCCAGTCAGGTATCGAGATCGGTAGCGAACTGATCCCGCACATTGCTTCGCTAGCCGACGACATGTGCCTGATTCGCTCGATGCAAACCGAGGCGATCAACCATGATCCGGCGATGACCTTCTTCCAGTCAGGGCACCAATTGCCAGGCCGCCCCAGCTTCGGCTCGTGGCTGCATTACGGTCTGGGGACGATGAACCAGAACCTGCCTACGTTCATCACCATGGTCTCGCGCGGTACCGGGCGACCGAACTGCCAGCCGCTTTACGATCGTCTTTGGGGAAGCGGTTTTCTGCCGTCGACCTACAGTGGCGTAAAGCTGATGAGCGTCGGGGACCCGGTTCTTTACCTCAGCAATCCGGAAGGTTTTGACCCGACGGCCCGTCGTCGGATGCTGGACGATCTGGCCAAGCTAAACCAAAAGAAGCTGCAAGAGTTTGGCGATCCCGAAATCCACACGCGGATTCAGCAATACGAACTGGCTTACCGTATGCAAACATCGGTGCCTGACTTGACGGACTTCTCGGACGAACCGCAGCATGTGCTCGACGCCTACGGCCCGGACGTCACTAAGCGAGGAACGTACGCTTACAACTGTCTGCTGGCACGCCGCCTTGCCGAGCGAGACGTTCGTTTCGTTCAGTTGTTCCACATGGGTTGGGACCAGCACTTCACCCTTCCCAAACAGTTGCCGGGGCAATGTCGAGATACCGATCAGCCGACCAAAGCGTTGGTCAACGATCTGAAACAGCGCGGCATGTTGGACGATACCCTGGTTGTCTGGGGTGGGGAATTCGGGCGAACTTCGTACTGCCAGGGAACGCTCAATGCCCAGACCTACGGGCGAGACCATCATCCTCGCTGTTTCTCGCTGTGGATGACCGGGGCCGGCATCAAACGCGGCTTTACCTACGGAAAGACGGACGACGTTTGCTACAATGTGGTTGAGAATCCCATGCATGTGCATGACCTTCACGCAACGATGCTGCATCTGTTGGGAATCGATCACGAAAAGCTGACCTATCGCTTCCAGGGCCGCTATTTCCGTCTGACCGACGTGCATGGTCACATCGTGAAAGACCTCTTGGCCTAA
- a CDS encoding PSD1 and planctomycete cytochrome C domain-containing protein has translation MGQAEEKIDFRSQVQPILSDRCFHCHGPDAKNQESEFRLDSQENILADLGGYAGVVPGDLEASELHARIHSEDEFAKMPPPDSNRSLSEREKRILDLWIQQGAEYQRHWAFEVPQRPEVPDEPLKSSAWPEEVKARWSANPIDQFVAQRLIEEGLSPSPEADAATRLRRASLTLTGLLPPAELQEKVLADPSDSTYVEAVDTLIDSMAYAEHQSLRWLDAARYADTDGYQNDNERTNWPWRDWVIQAMHQNMPFDQFTIEQLAGDMLPNATDSQRLATAFNRNHRQNAEGGALADEFLVENVIDRVETTSTVWLGLTMGCARCHDHKYDPLSQREFYQFYGYFNNIGERGIGRGISANPTIKANSPLASVSPETIASRDEAQKALEVAKAGIPERMQRWLADYQGPQKEDSITWASATLKDAQLKGDGDLAIEGDGTIRYSGGNKASEIVYNITVQPKQKSLTALQIEALPDDAFAKPRQLAPSVNGNFVLTRLNVLRKGKPIALQSATASFEQDSYPVKNILDDKANTGWAVFGPDVKPEPVTAIIRFAEPVSLEGDESLTIELKFESQYANHAIGKAKIAFSDHADAGKITEEGLNADVQAALAKSAKERKPKELEVIRKYYESIDEPLLKAQRQLAKAEKQYRSEAGPEVSVMVMNERQGDDAPIYLLNRGQYNEPVKDEPLSRAVPAELFSGDPSAQPSNRLELAQWLVSRENPLTARVIVNRMWQDHFGVGLVKTVEDFGLQGEVPSHPELLDWLAVEFIESGWDMKAMHRLIVTSAAYRQSSVHRPELKQRDPENRLIARGPRYRADGYSIRDVALQASGLLSEKAGGPSVKPYQPTGLWSTVASSAGIRYKQDAGDSLYRKSMYTYWKRAVNPPRQTIFDAGSREVCTVRATRTNTPLQALVLMNDKTFLESARHLAKESLQAEAKDDRDRVASMYRLAIARPADEETLSILVDNLQFFRKHFADSPDEAKKLLSVGETPADSSLDPVEHAALTSVAHLILNLDEFVTIE, from the coding sequence ATGGGTCAGGCCGAAGAGAAAATCGATTTCCGCTCCCAGGTCCAGCCGATCCTCTCTGATCGCTGTTTTCATTGCCACGGACCAGACGCCAAGAATCAAGAATCTGAATTCCGATTGGATAGCCAAGAGAATATCCTCGCCGATCTTGGGGGATACGCAGGCGTCGTCCCCGGGGATTTAGAGGCGAGCGAATTGCACGCGCGGATTCATAGCGAGGACGAATTCGCCAAGATGCCACCGCCTGACAGCAACCGATCGCTATCGGAGAGGGAAAAGCGGATCCTTGATTTGTGGATTCAACAGGGAGCCGAGTACCAACGTCACTGGGCATTCGAAGTGCCCCAGCGGCCCGAAGTCCCCGACGAGCCCCTCAAGTCTTCCGCATGGCCGGAGGAAGTGAAGGCCCGCTGGTCGGCCAATCCGATCGATCAGTTCGTTGCCCAGCGTCTGATCGAAGAAGGTCTTTCGCCCTCGCCGGAAGCAGACGCCGCGACTCGACTGCGGCGAGCATCTCTGACGCTCACTGGGCTGTTGCCTCCTGCGGAACTGCAAGAAAAAGTTCTCGCCGATCCGAGCGATTCTACCTATGTCGAAGCGGTCGACACGTTGATCGATTCCATGGCCTATGCCGAGCACCAATCGCTACGTTGGCTCGATGCGGCGCGATATGCCGACACGGATGGGTACCAGAACGACAACGAACGTACCAACTGGCCGTGGCGCGACTGGGTGATTCAGGCGATGCACCAGAACATGCCGTTCGACCAGTTTACGATCGAGCAGCTGGCAGGCGATATGTTGCCCAACGCAACCGATTCGCAGCGACTGGCAACCGCTTTCAATCGTAACCATCGCCAGAATGCCGAAGGGGGCGCACTTGCCGACGAGTTCCTGGTGGAAAACGTCATCGACCGAGTCGAGACGACCTCGACTGTCTGGCTAGGGCTCACCATGGGGTGTGCGCGTTGTCACGATCACAAATACGATCCGCTGAGCCAGCGCGAGTTTTACCAGTTCTACGGATACTTCAACAACATCGGCGAACGAGGGATCGGACGAGGCATCAGCGCTAACCCGACGATCAAAGCGAACTCACCACTGGCCAGCGTCTCGCCCGAAACGATTGCCAGCCGTGACGAAGCCCAGAAAGCATTGGAAGTTGCCAAGGCCGGCATACCCGAGCGTATGCAGCGGTGGCTTGCTGACTACCAGGGACCTCAAAAAGAGGACTCGATTACCTGGGCCTCGGCGACGCTAAAAGATGCCCAGCTCAAAGGTGATGGAGATCTGGCAATCGAAGGAGACGGCACCATTCGCTACTCCGGCGGCAATAAGGCGAGCGAGATTGTTTACAACATCACTGTTCAGCCGAAGCAGAAGTCGCTAACCGCTTTGCAAATCGAAGCACTTCCGGACGATGCGTTTGCCAAGCCTCGACAGCTTGCTCCAAGTGTCAATGGAAACTTTGTACTGACGAGACTGAATGTTCTTCGAAAGGGAAAACCGATTGCACTGCAATCGGCGACGGCATCCTTCGAGCAAGATAGCTACCCGGTGAAGAATATTCTGGATGACAAAGCGAACACTGGTTGGGCCGTGTTCGGTCCTGATGTGAAGCCAGAACCGGTGACCGCTATCATTCGATTCGCGGAACCCGTCTCTCTTGAAGGTGACGAGTCACTTACCATTGAACTGAAGTTTGAGAGCCAGTATGCGAATCATGCGATTGGCAAAGCCAAGATTGCCTTCTCCGACCATGCCGACGCGGGCAAGATTACCGAAGAAGGTCTTAACGCGGACGTTCAAGCCGCCTTGGCGAAATCGGCGAAGGAGCGAAAGCCCAAAGAGCTGGAAGTCATTCGCAAATACTACGAGTCGATCGATGAGCCACTACTCAAGGCCCAGCGTCAACTTGCCAAAGCGGAAAAGCAGTACCGCAGCGAGGCCGGCCCTGAGGTGAGTGTCATGGTCATGAACGAGCGGCAAGGTGACGATGCCCCAATCTACTTGCTCAATCGTGGTCAATACAACGAGCCGGTGAAGGACGAGCCGCTCAGCCGAGCCGTGCCTGCCGAGTTGTTTTCCGGAGATCCTTCGGCTCAGCCGAGCAATCGTTTGGAGTTGGCCCAGTGGTTGGTCTCGCGAGAAAACCCGTTGACCGCTCGAGTGATTGTGAATCGCATGTGGCAAGATCACTTTGGCGTTGGCCTGGTGAAAACGGTTGAAGATTTCGGGCTGCAAGGCGAAGTGCCCAGCCATCCTGAACTTTTGGATTGGTTAGCAGTCGAGTTCATCGAGTCTGGCTGGGACATGAAGGCCATGCACCGCTTGATTGTGACCAGTGCCGCTTATCGCCAATCGTCGGTTCATCGGCCTGAGCTTAAGCAGCGTGATCCAGAGAACCGCCTGATTGCCCGCGGCCCACGTTACCGAGCCGATGGTTACTCCATCCGTGACGTAGCGCTGCAAGCCAGTGGACTGCTGAGCGAGAAAGCGGGTGGGCCATCGGTCAAACCGTATCAGCCAACCGGTCTGTGGTCGACCGTCGCTTCGAGTGCCGGCATTCGATACAAGCAGGACGCAGGCGACAGTCTCTATCGTAAGAGTATGTACACCTACTGGAAGCGAGCCGTCAATCCGCCGCGTCAAACGATCTTCGACGCCGGTAGCCGAGAAGTTTGTACTGTTCGCGCAACCCGAACCAACACGCCGCTTCAGGCGTTGGTTTTGATGAACGATAAAACATTCCTGGAAAGTGCCCGGCATTTGGCGAAGGAGTCGCTGCAAGCAGAAGCCAAGGATGATCGTGACCGCGTGGCCAGCATGTATCGATTGGCGATCGCTCGTCCGGCGGATGAGGAAACGTTGAGTATCCTGGTCGATAACCTGCAGTTCTTCCGCAAGCATTTTGCGGACTCGCCGGATGAGGCGAAGAAACTGCTATCCGTCGGAGAGACGCCGGCTGATAGTTCGCTTGATCCTGTCGAGCACGCGGCACTGACGAGCGTAGCCCACTTGATTTTGAACCTGGACGAATTCGTCACGATCGAATAG
- a CDS encoding LamG-like jellyroll fold domain-containing protein, with protein sequence MSNEPSQLTDELIERYFLDPQSLSDSEQATLVRALKEDPSVRSRFRVAAFIDAELRFESSGEESSPAPIASSSSSLGDAWPKWILAIAATLLLVGILGYFNRPAKPQQTQQEIAEQPVPSTEPEVVTAIAQLDVGHNQRFEPGFAPSGNEFHQGEYHLSEGEVTLTFQNGVAVSLESPARFSIIDSMRMQLDHGRARAIVPESGHGFVIETATMVVEDLGTEFGIVVDDNQNQELHVFAGEVRLHDKDLPPELLTENSALAWDADTQRRSITPDDMAFATSMSIGYKRWLDHSLKLRQDPSALFYFDFETDSRKSEEVINRATTGVVDNGQLTNGIWATGRWPEKGAMLFENTGDRVELNIPGKYDQITIMAWVQINRYDFALQTVFNSIDYSPGQHHWNLTRGGSLRMGLSSQYDLTSKQTLPRNLWTHVAAQIDSKAKESVYYIDGKVVGRRKWSQSIPIHYGPSTIGAWGHTNRAGEVVYSRDLRGRIDEIALFSRVLSADEIRQAYEAGSNFQ encoded by the coding sequence ATGAGCAACGAACCTTCCCAACTTACCGATGAATTGATCGAGCGTTACTTTCTCGATCCTCAATCCTTGTCCGATTCCGAGCAAGCGACACTCGTTCGTGCGCTGAAGGAAGACCCGAGCGTCCGCAGCCGTTTTCGCGTGGCAGCATTCATCGATGCCGAATTGCGATTCGAGTCGAGCGGCGAAGAGTCGTCTCCAGCGCCGATTGCCTCGTCATCTTCTTCACTAGGAGATGCCTGGCCAAAGTGGATCCTGGCAATCGCAGCAACGCTATTGCTTGTCGGCATCTTGGGTTATTTCAATCGTCCAGCCAAACCCCAGCAAACCCAACAGGAGATCGCTGAGCAGCCTGTTCCATCCACCGAACCGGAAGTGGTCACGGCGATCGCCCAACTCGATGTCGGACACAATCAAAGATTCGAGCCAGGATTCGCCCCCAGCGGTAATGAGTTTCACCAAGGCGAATATCATTTGAGCGAGGGGGAAGTCACGCTGACGTTCCAGAACGGTGTAGCCGTTTCGCTCGAAAGTCCGGCCCGCTTCTCGATCATCGACTCCATGCGAATGCAGCTAGATCACGGACGTGCAAGGGCGATTGTGCCTGAGTCGGGGCATGGGTTCGTGATCGAAACCGCGACGATGGTGGTCGAAGACTTGGGAACCGAGTTTGGCATTGTGGTCGACGACAATCAAAACCAGGAACTACACGTCTTTGCAGGAGAAGTACGTCTTCACGATAAGGACTTACCTCCCGAACTTCTTACCGAGAACTCCGCACTTGCCTGGGACGCCGATACCCAGCGTCGCTCGATCACTCCGGATGACATGGCATTCGCCACCAGCATGTCGATTGGCTACAAACGGTGGTTGGACCATAGCCTGAAATTACGACAAGACCCATCGGCATTATTCTACTTCGACTTCGAGACCGATTCGCGGAAGAGCGAAGAGGTCATCAACCGGGCCACGACAGGAGTTGTCGACAACGGGCAACTGACCAATGGCATTTGGGCGACCGGACGCTGGCCTGAAAAAGGGGCGATGCTCTTTGAGAATACCGGCGACCGCGTCGAGCTAAACATTCCAGGGAAGTATGACCAGATCACGATCATGGCGTGGGTCCAGATCAATCGCTATGACTTCGCGTTGCAGACGGTGTTCAACTCGATCGATTACTCGCCGGGCCAGCATCACTGGAACCTTACCCGGGGTGGCAGTTTGCGAATGGGTCTTTCCAGCCAATACGATTTAACAAGCAAACAGACGCTGCCACGCAATCTTTGGACGCATGTCGCTGCTCAGATCGATTCCAAAGCAAAGGAATCGGTGTATTACATCGACGGCAAAGTAGTCGGCCGCAGGAAGTGGAGTCAATCGATCCCCATCCATTACGGCCCGAGCACCATCGGTGCTTGGGGTCATACCAATCGCGCGGGCGAGGTTGTTTACTCGCGTGACTTGCGAGGACGTATCGACGAAATCGCCCTGTTCAGCCGCGTCCTCTCGGCGGATGAGATTCGCCAGGCCTACGAGGCTGGAAGTAACTTTCAATAG
- a CDS encoding sigma-70 family RNA polymerase sigma factor yields the protein MEKDRFLTLFLKHERELAAIARASLPDWNAVDDVLQEASLVMWRKIDQLQADDEFIPWARMVLRFEVLKYRRNCSRDRLLLDDDLVALIAIEAKDEPSEYVQEQRSAIRACLGKFSPEHQKLLLAPYTREEAVKEMAEAAGKTANSLYKRLGRLRTKLHNCVRMELGTTS from the coding sequence GTGGAAAAAGATCGATTTCTCACTCTATTTTTGAAACACGAGCGCGAGCTGGCGGCCATTGCCAGAGCGTCGCTGCCCGATTGGAATGCCGTCGACGACGTTCTGCAGGAAGCCAGTCTGGTGATGTGGAGAAAGATCGATCAGCTTCAGGCCGATGACGAGTTCATCCCCTGGGCACGCATGGTGTTACGGTTCGAGGTACTTAAGTATCGCCGAAACTGTAGTCGCGATCGCCTCCTGCTGGATGATGACCTGGTGGCGCTGATCGCCATTGAAGCCAAGGACGAGCCGTCGGAATACGTTCAAGAACAGCGATCGGCGATACGTGCCTGTCTCGGAAAGTTCTCCCCAGAACATCAGAAGCTGCTGCTGGCCCCTTACACGCGGGAAGAAGCAGTGAAAGAAATGGCAGAAGCGGCTGGAAAGACAGCCAACAGTCTCTATAAGCGACTGGGACGTTTACGAACCAAATTGCATAACTGCGTTCGGATGGAATTGGGAACCACGTCATGA